One Setaria viridis chromosome 3, Setaria_viridis_v4.0, whole genome shotgun sequence DNA window includes the following coding sequences:
- the LOC117848989 gene encoding protein ANTAGONIST OF LIKE HETEROCHROMATIN PROTEIN 1-like gives MGTFHAPFPGSRPIFHTAGPEFSSTTASADAEFSSMLTLLAMQDDVGACAPIPADAAPLPAFFPDGHDQQPLAGVGVTMPPQIFVDAMVTPSRVHGFPAAGHEATNNGASRPAKRKRWPQTPSSPPSDDSAGSGGQAQVPAAADRARARRRVWVRERSTEWWDRLDAPACPDAEFRRAFRMSRATFSALCDALGGAVAKEDTALRAAVPVRRRVAACLWRLATGEPLREVSRRFGLGISTCHSIVLQVCHALATVLKPGAIFWPDAPAAAVAARFEAASGIPGVVGAVCTTRVPIVAPKANVAAYYDRRLTTRNQKASYSVAVQAVADAHGAFTDVFISHGSLSDAALLARSALCAGRGESSGLLGGQQWLVGGASYPLTDWMLVPYAHRNLTWAEHKFNERVAAARGAARGAIRRLKARWRCLQRRTEVKMQDLPNLIDACCVLHNICERAGEGLDPDLMQYEVDDDEDGVVPHDDVPSAMEAQERDRIAHGLLHGNHANDGAF, from the coding sequence ATGGGCACCTTCCACGCGCCGTTCCCCGGCTCCCGGCCCATCTTCCACACAGCCGGCCCCGAgttctcctccaccaccgcttCCGCCGACGCCGAATTCTCCTCCATGCTCACCCTCCTCGCCATGCAAGACGACGTCGGCGCCTGCGCGCCCatccccgccgacgccgcgcctTTGCCAGCCTTCTTCCCCGATGGACACGACCAACAACCCTTGGCTGGCGTCGGCGTGACGATGCCCCCGCAGATTTTTGTCGATGCGATGGTGACTCCCAGCAGGGTTCACGGCTTCCCAGCTGCGGGCCACGAAGCCACGAACAACGGCGCCTCCCGACCGGCCAAGAGGAAGCGGTGGCCGCAGACGccaagctcgccgccgtccgACGACAGCGCTGGCAGCGGCGGCCAGGCCCAGGTGCCGGCAGCAGCGGACAGGGCCAGGGCCAGGCGGCGGGTGTGGGTGCGGGAGCGGAGCACCGAGTGGTGGGACCGCCTGGACGCGCCCGCGTGCCCGGACGCCGAGTTCCGGCGGGCCTTCCGCATGTCCCGCGCCACGTTCAGCGCGCTCTGCGACGCGCTAGGCGGCGCTGTCGCCAAGGAGGACACCGCGctgcgcgccgccgtccccgtgcGCCGGCGCGTGGCGGCCTGCCTCTGGCGCCTCGCCACGGGGGAGCCCCTCCGCGAGGTCTCCCGCCGCTTCGGCCTCGGCATCTCCACCTGCCACAGCATCGTGCTCCAGGTCTGCCACGCCCTCGCCACCGTGCTCAAGCCCGGGGCCATCTTCTGGccggacgcccccgccgccgccgtcgcggccagGTTCGAGGCCGCGTCCGGGATtcccggcgtcgtcggcgctgTCTGCACCACGCGCGTCCCCATCGTCGCGCCCAAGGCCAACGTCGCCGCGTACTACGACCGCCGCCTGACCACGCGCAACCAGAAGGCGTCCTACTCCGTCGCCGTCCAGGCCGTCGCGGACGCCCACGGCGCGTTCACCGACGTCTTCATCAGCCACGGTTCACTGTCCGACGCCGCCTTGCTCGCCAGGTCGGCGCTCTGCGCGGGCCGAGGCGAGTCGTCTGGCCTGCTCGGGGGCCAGCAATGGCTGGTGGGCGGCGCGAGCTACCCGTTAACGGACTGGATGCTCGTGCCGTACGCGCACCGGAACCTGACGTGGGCGGAACACAAGTTCAACGAGCGagtcgcggcggcgcgcggcgcggcgcggggcgcgatCCGGCGGCTCAAGGCGCGGTGGCGGTGCCTGCAGCGCCGCACCGAGGTGAAGATGCAGGATCTCCCCAACCTTATCGACGCCTGCTGCGTGCTGCACAATATCTgcgagcgcgccggcgaggggctcGACCCCGACCTCATGCAGTACGaggtcgacgacgacgaagatggCGTCGTCCCCCACGACGACGTGCCCTCTGCAATGGAGGCCCAGGAGCGTGACAGGATCGCGCATGGCCTCCTCCACGGCAACCATGCCAACGACGGAGCTTTTTAG
- the LOC140222140 gene encoding uncharacterized protein, translating to MGTFLAPLSSPQPIFNAANDPEFSPILAMNDDDVGEPPRADETFAAADSTTLPAFFVDQHDQPAAMLFPAPVSLGPPPPLAPVDAAHHDGSAGASRPAKRGRGQQTTGSPSAGSGGGNTGQAAGGASARASRRVWRARTPSSGAPSACARRRPYYDRSLTERNKKASYSVAVQAVSDADGAFTNVYVGLPGSLSDAAVLGSSALCARCGDAGLLGGLHGQEQRLVGGASYPLTDWMLVSYTHQNMTWTQHRFNERVAAARGGAMGAVRRLKVRWRCLQRRTEVKMQDLPSLIAACCVVHNFCERAGEGLDSDLMQYELDDDEGDVDHDAAPSAAAVLARERIAHGLHGSHAIENSDMAFQL from the exons ATGGGCACCTTCCTCGCGCCGCTTTCGTCTCCCCAACCCATCTTCAACGCCGCCAACGACCCGGAATTCTCCCCCATCCTCGCCATGAACGATGACGACGTCGGCGAGCCGCCACGGGCCGACGAGACCTTCGCTGCCGCCGATAGCACCACTCTCCCTGCCTTCTTCGTCGACCAACACGACCAACCCGCCGCCATGCTGTTCCCGGCGCCGGTTTCCCTtggcccgccaccgccacttGCCCCGGTTGATGCTGCGCACCATGACGGCTCGGCCGGCGCCTCGCGGCCGGCCAAGAGAGGGCGGGGGCAGCAGACGACAGGCTCGCCGTCCgccggaagcggcggcgggaacaCGGGccaggcggcgggaggagctAGCGCCAGGGCCAGCCGCCGGGTGTGG CGTGCCCGGACGCCGAGTTCCGGCGCGCCTTCCGCATGTGCAAGAAGGCGTCCGTACTACGACCGCAGCCTCACGGAGAGGAACAAGAAGGCGTCCTACTCCGTCGCCGTGCAGGCCGTCTCGGACGCCGACGGCGCGTTCACGAACGTCTACGTCGGCCTCCCGGGATCGCTGTCGGACGCCGCCGTGCTCGGCAGCTCGGCGCTGTGCGCGCGCTGCGGCGACGCCGGGCTGCTCGGGGGGTTGCACGGGCAGGAACAGCGGCTGGTGGGCGGCGCGAGCTACCCGCTCACGGACTGGATGCTCGTTTCGTACACGCACCAGAACATGACGTGGACGCAGCACCGGTTCAATGAGCgggtcgcggcggcgcgcggcggggcaaTGGGCGCGGTCCGGCGGCTAAAGGTGCGGTGGCGGTGCCTGCAGCGGCGCACCGAGGTGAAGATGCAGGACCTTCCCAGCCTGATCGCCGCCTGCTGCGTGGTGCACAACTTCTgcgagcgcgccggcgaggggctcGATTCCGACCTCATGCAGTAcgagctcgacgacgacgagggcgaCGTCGATCACGATGCAGCGCCCTCGGCAGCGGCCGTGCTGGCGCGGGAGAGGATCGCGCACGGCCTCCATGGCAGCCACGCTATAGAGAATAGCGACATGGCATTTCAATTGTAG